The following coding sequences lie in one Silvanigrella aquatica genomic window:
- a CDS encoding ABC transporter permease subunit yields the protein MRKYFIRRFIAIIPMFFLMTATYFCIQNYLPGGPVQETLARIRGMGGEGGANKSIGLGPEDIKKLTHELEVQYGLDKPALTRYFIWIKNILTLNFGDSITTRAPAIDQIIERLPISLSFGIPGFFLTYLISIPLGVMMALKDGSKFDTFSSFILFVTYSIPALVFAVIFLLIFCTDRFLPFGALFPLGGWRADNYEDLTLVGKIYDLFKHMFLPVLASVIGNFTVFALLQKNSMLEVIRSDYIRTARAKGLSETIVIFKHALRNALLPLMVGFGSVLGAFLGGSIIIEPIFGLPGIGILSLQSLASRDFNVVMAIVVLQSLVILLGQILSDITYVLVDPRIEYK from the coding sequence ATGAGAAAATATTTTATTCGCAGATTTATTGCCATTATTCCTATGTTTTTTTTAATGACAGCAACCTATTTTTGCATACAAAATTATTTGCCAGGTGGCCCTGTTCAGGAAACGCTTGCTCGTATCCGTGGTATGGGAGGAGAAGGGGGAGCGAATAAAAGCATAGGCTTGGGACCAGAAGATATTAAAAAATTAACTCATGAATTAGAAGTACAATATGGACTTGATAAACCGGCATTGACTCGTTACTTTATTTGGATAAAAAATATATTAACACTTAATTTCGGTGATTCTATTACCACACGGGCACCCGCCATTGATCAAATTATCGAACGTCTTCCCATTTCACTTTCTTTTGGAATTCCTGGATTCTTTTTGACTTATCTGATCTCCATACCTCTTGGGGTTATGATGGCATTAAAAGATGGTTCAAAATTTGATACTTTTTCTTCTTTTATTTTATTTGTGACTTATAGCATTCCTGCTCTAGTTTTTGCTGTTATATTTTTACTTATATTTTGCACAGATAGATTTCTTCCTTTTGGCGCTCTTTTTCCTTTGGGAGGTTGGCGCGCTGATAATTATGAAGATCTTACTTTGGTCGGAAAAATATATGATTTATTTAAGCACATGTTTCTTCCTGTTCTTGCGTCGGTTATTGGAAACTTTACAGTATTTGCTTTGCTTCAGAAAAATAGCATGCTTGAGGTGATCCGTTCTGACTATATTCGAACAGCCAGGGCAAAAGGATTAAGTGAGACTATTGTTATATTTAAGCATGCTTTAAGAAACGCACTTCTTCCTCTCATGGTTGGTTTTGGCTCTGTTTTAGGAGCATTCTTAGGAGGCTCTATTATTATTGAACCCATTTTTGGTTTACCAGGAATTGGAATTTTAAGTTTACAATCACTTGCTTCACGTGATTTTAATGTTGTCATGGCAATCGTTGTTTTGCAGTCTTTAGTCATTTTATTAGGGCAAATTTTAAGTGATATTACTTATGTTTTAGTTGATCCCAGAATTGAATATAAATAA
- a CDS encoding ABC transporter substrate-binding protein, producing MSMQRKYIIALFNLSLCFTSYSLAQEEIKYERFSSFYDKMPNAKKGGVLHFQLSNDPKVMNPLLSDDSESNAVEGYLWMSLFSMDPENLSYLPGLATSYTISKDKKNYTFKLNELAKWQDETPVTSDDIKFTFDTLMNPKTHAAALRSYYEGISIKIIDKYSFAFIVQEPKFDTLNFLASFTPIQKKQFENSKDFNNDKGIMNPVGNSAYVMDKYLRSQKIVFKRNKNWWATNLSQYKSRYNPDEIILDIIPDPNLAYEKFLKGDIDQVSFNADQWNNKVIGIDKEKFGKSPSQRNLWALKLQNKSPKPYSFIAWNLKNPLFNDIKTRTALSHLVDYKKIIELVYFNLYTQSTSPFGSFTNNSAPDLRNKDKIITLDRSKALALLKEAGWQNDGSGVLFKIINGKKTPFEFTLDTNSNNTARMKIAQIVKESFKTAGIKVNIRSTEWNSFLDNINKRKFDALILAWTGSLFPNAKQIWDSNSEKDEGSNFIGYSNSKVDELIKKANTEFDNVKRNKLMQEMNRIIYAEQPYTFIAEVNYILEGLNSKISSSRWVAPYESGAASDMFYLEK from the coding sequence ATGTCTATGCAAAGAAAATATATTATTGCTTTATTTAATTTGTCATTGTGCTTCACGAGTTATTCCTTAGCGCAAGAAGAAATTAAGTATGAAAGATTTTCTTCTTTCTATGATAAAATGCCAAATGCTAAAAAGGGAGGAGTTTTACATTTTCAATTAAGTAACGATCCTAAGGTTATGAATCCTCTCTTAAGTGATGACAGTGAATCTAATGCTGTGGAAGGTTATTTATGGATGTCCTTATTTAGTATGGATCCTGAAAATTTAAGTTACCTCCCCGGTTTAGCAACAAGTTATACCATTTCAAAAGATAAAAAAAATTATACTTTTAAGTTAAATGAACTCGCGAAATGGCAAGATGAGACTCCTGTTACTTCAGATGATATTAAATTTACATTTGATACTTTAATGAATCCTAAAACTCATGCTGCAGCTTTAAGAAGTTATTATGAAGGAATTTCAATAAAAATAATTGATAAATATAGTTTTGCATTTATTGTACAAGAACCAAAATTTGATACGCTTAATTTTTTAGCATCATTTACTCCTATTCAAAAAAAGCAATTTGAAAATTCGAAGGATTTTAATAATGATAAAGGAATTATGAATCCTGTTGGAAACTCAGCATATGTTATGGATAAATATTTAAGAAGTCAAAAAATTGTATTTAAAAGAAATAAAAACTGGTGGGCTACAAATTTATCTCAATACAAAAGTAGATATAATCCAGATGAAATTATTCTTGATATTATTCCCGATCCAAACTTGGCTTATGAAAAATTTCTAAAAGGTGATATTGATCAGGTTAGTTTTAATGCAGATCAGTGGAATAATAAAGTCATTGGAATTGATAAAGAAAAATTTGGAAAATCTCCTTCGCAAAGAAATTTATGGGCACTCAAGTTACAAAATAAATCCCCCAAACCTTATTCATTTATTGCTTGGAATCTAAAAAATCCACTTTTTAATGATATTAAAACAAGAACTGCACTGTCTCACTTGGTGGATTATAAAAAGATAATTGAATTGGTTTACTTTAATTTGTATACGCAAAGTACATCTCCATTTGGATCATTTACAAATAATTCAGCTCCTGATTTAAGAAACAAAGATAAAATAATTACCCTTGATCGCAGTAAGGCTCTTGCATTATTAAAAGAAGCGGGATGGCAAAATGACGGATCTGGTGTTTTATTTAAAATAATTAATGGAAAAAAAACACCCTTTGAATTTACACTAGATACTAACTCCAATAATACAGCGCGTATGAAGATTGCACAGATCGTTAAGGAATCCTTCAAAACAGCAGGAATTAAAGTAAATATTCGATCTACAGAATGGAATTCTTTTCTAGACAATATTAACAAAAGAAAATTTGATGCTTTAATATTAGCTTGGACAGGTTCTTTATTTCCAAATGCAAAACAAATTTGGGATTCAAACTCTGAAAAAGATGAGGGTTCTAATTTTATAGGTTATTCAAATTCTAAGGTAGATGAACTTATTAAAAAAGCAAATACGGAATTTGATAATGTAAAACGTAATAAATTAATGCAAGAAATGAATCGTATTATATATGCGGAGCAACCTTATACTTTTATAGCAGAAGTTAATTATATTTTAGAAGGATTGAATAGCAAAATATCTTCTTCAAGATGGGTAGCTCCATATGAGTCTGGTGCTGCAAGTGATATGTTTTATCTTGAAAAATAA
- a CDS encoding ABC transporter permease subunit, translating into MATAAQRKWKSFLNQKKTYVGSFIFLFLVFISMGANFVSNSKPIFLSRQIEENNSQKKVTKLYFPVIFNYTPEHFNITDSFIVDYKKLIADDLNKGLKVYAIYPVNPWDAEEQSDAIFASPSQSHWLGTDNLGRDIFARLIYGTRISLGFSIILWITSYFIGTLLGIMQGYYLGAFDFILERLKELAAIIPMLTMVILITAITKSQSFWMILMLVLLFGWMGMASQMRASVLSLRKREFCEASLALGGNHFRVLMKHILPNSLTPLITLSPFAIEGGISLLAALDYLGFGLPPPTPSIGELMAQGRDNIQNAPWVLISPVVTILLLLISISLIGQALRHAFDPKIS; encoded by the coding sequence ATGGCAACGGCAGCTCAAAGAAAGTGGAAATCTTTTCTCAATCAAAAAAAGACATATGTGGGAAGCTTTATTTTTTTATTCTTAGTTTTTATTTCTATGGGTGCCAATTTCGTTTCAAATAGCAAACCGATTTTTTTAAGCAGACAGATTGAAGAGAATAATTCTCAAAAAAAAGTAACAAAATTATATTTTCCTGTAATTTTTAATTATACACCGGAACATTTTAACATTACGGATTCCTTTATTGTTGATTATAAAAAACTTATTGCAGATGATTTGAATAAAGGTTTAAAAGTTTATGCTATTTATCCTGTAAATCCTTGGGATGCAGAGGAACAATCCGATGCTATTTTTGCATCTCCTTCTCAATCACATTGGCTTGGAACCGATAATTTAGGGAGAGATATTTTTGCACGGCTTATCTATGGCACAAGAATATCACTTGGATTTTCAATTATATTGTGGATAACTTCCTATTTTATTGGAACACTATTGGGAATTATGCAGGGATATTATTTAGGTGCATTCGATTTTATTTTAGAACGCTTAAAAGAGTTAGCAGCTATTATCCCTATGTTAACTATGGTTATTTTAATTACTGCAATAACAAAAAGCCAATCATTTTGGATGATATTAATGCTGGTTCTCCTATTTGGCTGGATGGGCATGGCAAGTCAAATGCGCGCTAGTGTGTTATCGTTGCGTAAAAGAGAGTTTTGTGAAGCCTCTCTTGCTTTAGGCGGAAATCATTTTCGCGTGCTTATGAAACATATTTTGCCGAATTCTCTCACACCTTTAATTACTTTAAGCCCTTTTGCAATTGAAGGGGGAATCTCTTTACTTGCTGCTTTAGATTATTTAGGTTTTGGTTTGCCGCCTCCTACGCCGAGTATTGGTGAACTTATGGCACAAGGACGGGATAATATTCAAAATGCACCCTGGGTTTTAATTTCACCCGTTGTGACTATTCTGCTATTATTAATTTCTATTAGTTTAATTGGTCAAGCGTTACGGCATGCTTTTGATCCTAAAATATCCTAA
- a CDS encoding MnmC family methyltransferase: MKNSYQLEKSEEQQLNSYFQLTADGSYSLKLQSEHCESEFMHSDQGAFSETIYVYLPVVKFVFENQLNPLFLSIGLGLGYIEIMTVAYYLEKKTFCLNDELFFIFSYEKEKKLIQLFKNYFLNNEIPDSFKMCYDSIINLNAKFFSIDKELLKKTMRNLIIENKIKFYNNFSIKSFNEMPVHGIYFDAFSAKSSPDLWQSDVLNHIFHNKNCARQAVFATYASRTNLKKLLKENHFFIHKKKGFSGKRECLLAERNSLK; encoded by the coding sequence ATGAAAAATAGTTATCAATTAGAAAAATCAGAAGAACAGCAACTTAATTCTTATTTTCAGCTTACCGCGGATGGTTCGTATAGTTTAAAATTACAAAGTGAACATTGTGAATCTGAATTTATGCATAGTGATCAAGGGGCTTTTTCTGAAACGATTTATGTTTATTTACCTGTAGTAAAATTTGTTTTTGAAAATCAATTAAATCCTCTCTTTTTATCAATTGGTCTTGGTCTTGGATATATTGAAATTATGACTGTTGCCTATTATTTAGAAAAAAAGACCTTCTGTTTAAATGATGAGTTGTTTTTTATATTTTCATATGAAAAAGAAAAAAAATTAATTCAATTATTTAAAAATTATTTTTTAAATAATGAAATTCCAGATTCATTTAAAATGTGCTACGATAGTATTATTAATTTAAATGCTAAGTTTTTTTCTATCGATAAAGAACTATTAAAAAAGACAATGAGAAATTTAATAATAGAAAATAAAATAAAATTTTATAATAATTTTTCTATAAAATCATTTAATGAAATGCCTGTTCATGGTATTTATTTTGATGCTTTTAGTGCTAAAAGTAGTCCTGATCTTTGGCAGAGTGATGTTTTAAATCATATCTTTCATAATAAAAATTGTGCAAGGCAGGCCGTTTTTGCAACTTATGCATCAAGAACAAATTTAAAGAAATTATTAAAAGAAAATCATTTTTTTATTCATAAAAAAAAGGGTTTTTCTGGCAAAAGAGAGTGTCTTTTAGCGGAAAGAAATTCATTAAAATAA
- a CDS encoding FecR family protein, with the protein MHNKKIFIKSLFSILLLMNFNSIYAEDDEVGKIENIIGEGEIFNGKETLPLKKEMLVHPSDTITTKEKALVKILFFDGADIILYEKSKIKIKEYKVNLDTEKKSLKSVFDDIKGKIRFFVKPDKTVNNDVKYKTSNAVMGVRGTGGFIVAPLDQATTQLVVTTGSVQLSNPAAPNIVQEVKENQWGKIEADKPPPPPEPVTPKLIEELHVELPENFDTPPPPPEEVVPDKPEVTPQETQPIVPPLIEGKSDSNIKEDSDEDEKDQNLNSKQPEEVKSDLKENKNNSFRFGPTVSFGVFNFFSIGIETQFFEFLELSANYGGISKFNLNNYPSISDKINNNRDNTPIQSTSASLQHFEVRAVIYPFRTSFFIGAALGNRHLDATINACEFTAGFGQFNSCVPLRAHLKIDTQYFAPQIGWQKIWESGFTLGTELGVQIPINSGNENYWTEILTNDSTQYNYIINSYAYQSFQNNIRDNVASYFRYKTLPFWNIIKIGWLF; encoded by the coding sequence TTGCATAATAAAAAAATATTTATTAAATCCTTATTCTCTATTTTATTATTAATGAATTTTAATTCTATTTATGCAGAAGATGATGAGGTAGGCAAAATTGAAAATATCATTGGAGAAGGTGAAATCTTTAATGGTAAAGAAACACTTCCATTAAAAAAAGAAATGCTTGTTCACCCTTCAGATACAATCACAACAAAAGAAAAAGCATTGGTAAAAATATTATTTTTTGATGGTGCAGATATTATTTTATATGAAAAATCAAAAATAAAAATAAAAGAATATAAAGTTAATTTAGATACCGAAAAAAAAAGCCTAAAAAGTGTGTTTGACGATATTAAAGGGAAAATTAGATTTTTTGTGAAGCCTGATAAAACAGTAAACAATGATGTCAAATATAAAACATCCAATGCGGTCATGGGAGTCCGTGGAACCGGTGGATTTATTGTTGCCCCCCTTGATCAAGCAACCACTCAATTGGTTGTGACTACAGGCTCCGTCCAATTGAGTAACCCAGCGGCTCCCAATATTGTTCAAGAAGTGAAGGAAAACCAATGGGGAAAAATTGAAGCAGATAAGCCACCGCCTCCACCAGAACCCGTGACGCCAAAATTAATTGAAGAATTACATGTGGAACTTCCTGAAAATTTTGATACTCCCCCGCCGCCTCCAGAGGAAGTGGTTCCTGATAAGCCTGAAGTCACGCCACAAGAAACACAACCCATTGTACCACCCCTAATTGAAGGAAAATCAGACTCAAATATAAAAGAAGATTCTGATGAAGATGAAAAAGATCAAAACCTCAATTCAAAACAGCCTGAAGAAGTAAAATCTGATTTAAAAGAAAATAAAAATAATTCTTTTAGATTTGGACCAACAGTAAGTTTCGGAGTTTTTAATTTCTTTTCGATTGGAATTGAAACCCAATTTTTTGAATTTTTGGAACTGAGCGCTAATTATGGTGGTATTTCAAAATTTAATTTAAATAATTATCCTAGCATCTCAGATAAGATAAATAATAATAGAGATAATACTCCAATTCAAAGCACCAGTGCGAGTTTACAACATTTTGAAGTCCGAGCTGTTATTTACCCATTTCGAACATCTTTTTTTATAGGTGCGGCATTGGGCAATAGACACTTAGATGCCACAATAAATGCCTGTGAATTTACCGCAGGATTTGGACAATTTAACTCGTGTGTTCCCTTACGAGCTCATTTAAAAATTGATACACAATACTTCGCACCTCAAATTGGCTGGCAAAAAATTTGGGAAAGTGGGTTTACTTTGGGAACCGAATTAGGAGTTCAAATTCCTATAAATTCGGGTAATGAAAATTATTGGACTGAAATATTAACGAATGATTCTACTCAATATAACTACATTATAAATTCATATGCATATCAAAGTTTTCAAAATAATATTAGAGATAATGTAGCGAGTTATTTTAGATACAAAACTCTACCATTTTGGAATATCATAAAAATAGGATGGTTATTTTAA
- a CDS encoding M23 family metallopeptidase has product MEKLRKKLSFSIIIPLTIALTGCLNTNNGGNQNLVLKGSVAELKETVILDPAFIARQKQAERSFFGFSAGHDNQLIEDVVSYDDIDEEYNETGKVSLDSKNGKFGGLEIIWPTEGKLSSLFGMRRLGKKTRMHSGIDISARVGTPIRAAYDGQVLFAGSKRGYGSSVIVGHDSEHETLYAHMNKIVVHNGQYVRRDQLIGYVGKTGRVTGANLHFETRISGVAFNPVFYLPPNSGNKIVKGVATPTLSQQIAYYQNLSKYVFNSNQNDVIIK; this is encoded by the coding sequence ATGGAAAAATTAAGAAAGAAATTATCCTTTTCCATCATCATTCCTCTTACTATAGCCCTTACGGGATGTCTCAATACAAATAACGGTGGTAATCAAAACTTAGTTTTAAAAGGCTCCGTTGCTGAATTGAAAGAAACTGTCATTCTAGACCCTGCTTTTATAGCGCGCCAAAAGCAAGCTGAGCGGAGTTTTTTTGGTTTCTCTGCGGGCCATGACAATCAATTAATTGAAGATGTAGTAAGTTATGATGATATTGATGAAGAGTATAATGAAACGGGTAAAGTTTCTTTAGATTCAAAAAATGGAAAATTTGGTGGTTTGGAAATCATTTGGCCTACAGAGGGCAAGCTTTCAAGCCTCTTTGGTATGCGCCGTTTAGGAAAGAAAACACGCATGCATTCGGGTATCGACATCAGCGCCCGTGTGGGTACGCCCATTCGTGCTGCTTACGATGGTCAAGTCTTATTTGCGGGTAGCAAACGGGGTTACGGTTCTTCCGTTATCGTAGGTCACGATTCTGAGCATGAAACATTATACGCGCATATGAATAAAATTGTTGTTCATAATGGGCAATATGTCCGTCGCGATCAACTTATTGGTTACGTTGGGAAGACAGGGCGTGTGACAGGTGCTAATTTGCATTTTGAAACGAGAATTTCGGGAGTTGCTTTTAATCCTGTCTTTTATTTGCCACCGAATAGTGGAAATAAAATTGTAAAAGGAGTGGCTACCCCTACTCTTTCGCAGCAAATAGCTTATTATCAAAACCTATCTAAATACGTTTTCAATTCAAATCAAAATGACGTTATAATCAAATAA